The genomic region ACAATTTTTCAGTTGCTGAATGCTTTGATAAATAAACCACAGGGCATAGAACATCATCACTCCGCCACACAGCGGCAAAATAATGTACACGTAGCCCATCGGGATCTGCATTGCCGCAGAAACCTGTGCAGTCGCCAGTGTTTTGTTGATCAGTTTGATACCACCCGTCACGATGACCGAACCCGCGAAGCAGAAAATCAGTAAATTTATCAGCAAATTAAGCAGCGCTTGCTTGCGCTTATTCAGTGACATAGCGAGAAGGTCGATTGATAGATGACGCTGCGCGCCCACCGTGTAGGCGGCGCCGAGCAGGCCGACCCAGATCATCAAAAAACGCGCAAGCTCGTCGGTTAAAGTACTTGGCTGGTTGAGTACATAACGGCTAAATACCTGCCAGACGACGCAGACAACCAGCGCAACCATGACGATGACTGAAAATGCGGCAATGACGCGGTCTACCGCAAGTTTAAGGCGGTTAAATATCATCATTAAAATCCTGGTGAACTGGGCCAGAGGCTGGCCCAGAAAGATGGTTACTGTGCTGCGCTCTCAAATTTTTCCAGCAGAGCCGCCTGCTTTGGATCTTTCTTGAAATCATCGAACAGCGGCTGGACAGCGGCGCGGAACGGCGCTTTTTCCACTTTCACAATCTCGCCGCCCATGGCTTTTGCCTGAGCGCGGGTATCGGCATCGATCTTGTCCCACAACTTCTGCTGGTACGCTTCTGAGTTTTTAGCCGCGGTAGTCAGGATCTGCTGCTGCTCTGGCGTCAACGTGTCCCAGGTTTTTGTTGAGATCACTAAAAAGTCCGGAATGGAGGCGTGTTCATCTTCAGAAAAAACTTTGGCGATCTCGATGTGGCGGGTCTGCACCCAGGAAGGCACGTTATTTTCTGCGCCATCAACCACACCTTGCTGCATGGCGGTATAAACCTCGCCAAAGGAGATTGGCGTTGGGGAACCGCCCATCAGCTCAATCATTTTGATGGTCGTTGGGCTTGGCTGAACGCGGATTTTCAGCCCTTTCAAATCTTCTGGTTTAGTGATGGGCTTTTTCGCGTAGAAGCTACGCGTACCGGCTACGTAGGCAGAAAGCGCAAAAAATCCTTTATCTTTCGTGGAATCCATAATTTCTTTGCCCACCTCGCCAAATACCACTTTGTTGAAATGATTTTGGTCTTTAAATAAGAAAGGCAAATTATAAATTGCATAAACGTTGTCAAATGATTCCAGATCGCTGGCGGAGCCTTTGGTCATATCCAGCGCGCCGTTTTGTAGCAGTTCCATGGTTTCGCGGGGATTACCCATCTGACTGCTGGGATAAATTCGCACCGTCATTTTGCCATCAGAAAGTTGTTTCACCTCTTTTGCCAGTTCTTCAAAAGCCTGGTGTACAACATGGCTACGTTCAAGATTGTGTGCAAGTTTAAGGGTGACTTTCTCTGCCGCGATGGCGCTCGTACTCAGCAGGGCGAGAAGGGAAGCACATAATAATGAACGAGAAAACAATCTATTTTTCATAGGTCAGCTCCATGCACCAGGGCAAAGGTTGGTTTATATCTGATGGTAATAAATGATGTTCTGTATGATAGATTGACATAGTTGTCGTACATCTATGCGCCATCTTAATGGCTAATGCGTGGGCCGAAAGGAGTTTATTCGCGTTTTGTGCGCTGGGTTGGATATATTTTTTTGAATAAGAAAAGTGTTATTCAACAATTAATAATAATGAGCATTAAAATTATCAAATAAAGACGATCTATGAGTTCGGTATTACCGAATTAATAGCGTGGGTGAATGTGCGCCGTTTAAAAGGCGCATCATTATTATTCGGGAAGAAATAATTCAAGAAGGGTATTCAGGAAGAATTTTCCGTGCTGCGTAATCTGCCAGGACGTTTCATTTTCGGTGAGGTAACCCTGCGCAATTGCTTCATCTAGCTGCTGCCTGATCGCCGTTTCGTTGAGTCCTGTATAGGCGCTAAATTCACTGCGCGGTGCGGCTTCCAGCAGGCGGAAGCGGTTCATAAAGAACTCAAACGGCTTATCGGCCTGATCGACCTCGCGCTGGCTTTCGAGATAACGCCCCTGCATGTATCCGCGCGGGTGGCGCGTTTTAGTGGTACGCAGAATGCGGCCATCGGCAAACGTGATTTTGCCATGTGCACCGCAGCCAATCCCCAGATAGTCACCGAAGCGCCAGTAGTTCAGATTATGCTGGCACTGATAGCCCGGTTTGGCATAGGCAGAGGTTTCATACTGCTGATAACCGGCGGCAGTCAGTAACTGATGGCCCTGCTCGAAGATATCCCACAGCGCGTCGTCATCCGGTAATACCGGTGGCCGTGAACCAAACAATGTGTTGGGTTCAATGGTCAGTTGATACCACGACAGGTGCGGCGGATTCAGCACAATGGCCTGTTGCAGATCGGCCAGTGCCTCCTCCAGTGACTGATCGGGCAGGCCGTGCATCAGATCGAGATTGAAACTGCGCAGCCCTAAACCGCCGGCGAGATTCGCCGCGCGTTTAGCTTCTTCCGGACCGTGAATGCGTCCAAGACGTTTCAGCTTGTCTTCGCTGAAGCTCTGTACGCCGATGGAGATACGGTTCACCCCGGCATGCTGATAGTCAACGAAGCGGTCGGCTTCTACTGTTCCGGGGTTCGCTTCCATCGTGATTTCTGCATCCGCTGCCAGGTTCAGGCGC from Citrobacter sp. RHB25-C09 harbors:
- the hemW gene encoding radical SAM family heme chaperone HemW, whose translation is MVKLPPLSLYIHIPWCVQKCPYCDFNSHALKGEVPHDDYVQHLLNDLDADVAYAQGREVKTIFIGGGTPSLLSGPAMQTLLDGVRARLNLAADAEITMEANPGTVEADRFVDYQHAGVNRISIGVQSFSEDKLKRLGRIHGPEEAKRAANLAGGLGLRSFNLDLMHGLPDQSLEEALADLQQAIVLNPPHLSWYQLTIEPNTLFGSRPPVLPDDDALWDIFEQGHQLLTAAGYQQYETSAYAKPGYQCQHNLNYWRFGDYLGIGCGAHGKITFADGRILRTTKTRHPRGYMQGRYLESQREVDQADKPFEFFMNRFRLLEAAPRSEFSAYTGLNETAIRQQLDEAIAQGYLTENETSWQITQHGKFFLNTLLELFLPE
- a CDS encoding TRAP transporter small permease; amino-acid sequence: MIFNRLKLAVDRVIAAFSVIVMVALVVCVVWQVFSRYVLNQPSTLTDELARFLMIWVGLLGAAYTVGAQRHLSIDLLAMSLNKRKQALLNLLINLLIFCFAGSVIVTGGIKLINKTLATAQVSAAMQIPMGYVYIILPLCGGVMMFYALWFIYQSIQQLKNCSQGVV
- a CDS encoding TRAP transporter substrate-binding protein — translated: MKNRLFSRSLLCASLLALLSTSAIAAEKVTLKLAHNLERSHVVHQAFEELAKEVKQLSDGKMTVRIYPSSQMGNPRETMELLQNGALDMTKGSASDLESFDNVYAIYNLPFLFKDQNHFNKVVFGEVGKEIMDSTKDKGFFALSAYVAGTRSFYAKKPITKPEDLKGLKIRVQPSPTTIKMIELMGGSPTPISFGEVYTAMQQGVVDGAENNVPSWVQTRHIEIAKVFSEDEHASIPDFLVISTKTWDTLTPEQQQILTTAAKNSEAYQQKLWDKIDADTRAQAKAMGGEIVKVEKAPFRAAVQPLFDDFKKDPKQAALLEKFESAAQ